One Ignisphaera sp. DNA window includes the following coding sequences:
- a CDS encoding PIN domain-containing protein: MKLLLDTNVLVYDTVEDSEHHGEATEIIDRAKEIYIPSIVVHEFIWVMLRLIQTPINFTLLKVREYLEDPRTRYILEPEKVLIEALKMLEEDKENVKEINDYIILSTAIYYSLALATFDKKLKKRATERGIEVLP, encoded by the coding sequence TTGAAGCTACTTCTTGATACAAATGTTTTAGTCTACGATACAGTTGAAGACAGTGAACATCATGGTGAGGCCACAGAAATAATTGATAGAGCTAAAGAGATATACATTCCCTCTATCGTGGTTCACGAATTCATATGGGTTATGCTCAGGCTTATTCAAACCCCCATTAACTTCACCCTCTTGAAGGTGAGGGAATATCTAGAGGATCCTAGAACAAGATACATACTAGAACCTGAGAAGGTATTGATTGAAGCACTTAAGATGCTTGAAGAGGATAAGGAGAACGTTAAGGAGATAAACGACTACATAATTCTCTCAACAGCCATTTACTACAGCTTAGCTTTAGCAACATTTGATAAAAAACTTAAGAAAAGGGCCACAGAGAGGGGGATAGAAGTTCTTCCTTAA
- a CDS encoding GDP-mannose 4,6-dehydratase translates to MGKLRLIVAGGAGFIGSNFVRYIVKNLRWKVLVYDKLTYAGRLENLHGILNEITFIRGDIADEETFKKVAEEFQPDAIVNFAAETHVDRSINEPAPFIRTNILGVFTILEVLRSLKHNVLFLHVSTDEVYGDLWGTDKHASEGIL, encoded by the coding sequence GTGGGTAAGCTGAGACTTATAGTAGCTGGGGGAGCCGGTTTTATTGGCAGCAACTTTGTTAGATATATAGTTAAAAATCTTCGCTGGAAGGTTTTGGTATACGATAAGCTAACCTATGCTGGTAGACTCGAAAATCTACATGGAATCCTCAATGAAATTACATTTATTCGTGGCGATATAGCTGATGAAGAGACGTTTAAGAAGGTTGCGGAGGAGTTTCAACCAGATGCCATAGTGAACTTTGCTGCGGAAACACATGTTGATAGATCTATAAATGAGCCTGCACCATTCATTCGGACAAACATATTGGGTGTTTTTACAATTCTAGAGGTGTTGAGGTCTCTTAAACACAATGTTCTCTTCCTCCATGTATCTACAGACGAGGTCTACGGCGATCTCTGGGGCACAGATAAACATGCTTCGGAGGGGATCCTCTAA
- a CDS encoding PIN domain-containing protein, which produces MKRLRVLARRSRGDLKMRILLDTSFLLPIVGIRVKGVEKLLEGLWTMYRRGEVEVYYTELNLLEIAWKLSKTRYEPDIVMKGLMSIERNFIKAPLTYTSIAKALELRKKGFNDLIDLLLYAIAYENKLQLLTLDVALIKFLEGVGEDMSIIITAL; this is translated from the coding sequence TTGAAGAGGTTGAGAGTATTAGCGAGGAGGAGCAGAGGAGACTTGAAGATGAGAATACTTCTTGACACATCCTTTTTGCTACCCATAGTTGGGATTAGGGTTAAGGGTGTTGAAAAACTGTTGGAGGGTTTGTGGACTATGTATAGAAGAGGTGAGGTTGAAGTCTACTACACAGAGCTGAATCTTCTAGAAATAGCGTGGAAACTGAGTAAAACTCGCTACGAGCCAGACATTGTTATGAAGGGGCTGATGAGCATCGAGAGAAACTTCATTAAAGCTCCTCTAACATATACATCAATAGCCAAAGCGCTGGAGCTTAGGAAAAAGGGATTCAACGATCTAATAGATCTGCTACTATATGCTATAGCCTATGAAAATAAACTGCAGCTTCTAACATTGGATGTTGCACTCATAAAGTTTCTGGAAGGTGTGGGAGAGGATATGAGCATTATAATAACAGCACTTTAA
- a CDS encoding M20 family metallopeptidase, producing MSVDYVARNVGWGLKILKDMVAIPTTNPPGEHYWDFVKYAREVLESLGVEVRVVEVPAEYVREYYPDYATYSRYIVYAKYGEGKPVLHFNGHYDVVPAGSGWTRKPFDPVVEGGKLYGRGSTDMKGGIASFLVALKSVIDSGKKLGGGIEVALVPDEEIGGESGTGFLVRKVGVRPDYVVIGEPSGSESIWIGHKGAVWALVEVYGRQAHGATPWLGVNAFEYMVKIAYRFMTEYEEYLKSRKSVYEYDDPRGARPTVTIGGEVKGGTKINVVPGYSVFSIDRRVVPEERLENVEKEMVDFIKKASMDLRDVRVEVKIVNKQPPAITDPNSSFVKTVQETGEKVLGKKPRLTVCLGGLDMRFYTEANIPVVAYGPGAIGAAHAADEYLSISEFEKMAKIYYALIEKLLT from the coding sequence ATGTCTGTGGATTATGTGGCTAGAAACGTTGGGTGGGGTCTAAAGATACTTAAAGACATGGTAGCTATCCCAACTACCAATCCTCCGGGTGAGCATTATTGGGATTTTGTCAAGTATGCTAGAGAGGTGCTAGAGTCTTTGGGTGTTGAGGTAAGGGTTGTTGAGGTTCCAGCTGAATATGTTAGAGAGTACTATCCAGATTATGCAACATATTCACGCTACATAGTGTATGCTAAATATGGTGAGGGCAAACCTGTTCTTCACTTCAACGGGCACTATGATGTGGTGCCTGCTGGGAGTGGCTGGACTAGGAAGCCGTTTGACCCGGTTGTTGAGGGTGGGAAGCTATATGGGAGGGGATCGACAGACATGAAAGGAGGTATAGCATCGTTTCTCGTCGCACTGAAATCCGTTATTGACTCGGGTAAGAAGCTAGGGGGTGGTATTGAAGTTGCTCTAGTTCCGGATGAAGAAATAGGAGGTGAGTCAGGAACTGGGTTTTTGGTGAGAAAAGTTGGTGTTAGACCAGATTATGTGGTTATAGGCGAGCCTAGTGGTAGCGAATCAATATGGATAGGGCATAAAGGAGCTGTCTGGGCATTGGTAGAGGTATATGGGAGGCAGGCTCATGGAGCAACTCCGTGGTTGGGTGTTAACGCGTTTGAATACATGGTTAAAATAGCGTATAGGTTTATGACCGAATATGAAGAGTATCTAAAATCGAGGAAAAGTGTATACGAATACGATGATCCGAGAGGGGCCAGACCCACAGTAACGATTGGGGGAGAGGTTAAAGGCGGTACAAAGATCAATGTTGTTCCAGGATATTCTGTCTTCTCAATAGATAGAAGGGTTGTCCCCGAGGAGAGGTTAGAGAATGTCGAAAAAGAGATGGTCGATTTCATCAAAAAGGCGTCGATGGATCTCAGAGATGTTAGGGTAGAGGTTAAGATAGTCAACAAGCAACCTCCGGCAATAACAGATCCCAACTCCAGCTTCGTCAAGACGGTGCAAGAAACAGGGGAGAAGGTTCTGGGTAAAAAGCCCAGGTTAACAGTGTGTCTAGGAGGACTGGATATGAGGTTCTACACAGAGGCAAACATACCAGTAGTTGCTTACGGGCCGGGAGCGATTGGCGCTGCCCATGCAGCAGACGAATACCTGTCCATAAGCGAATTTGAGAAAATGGCTAAGATATACTATGCCTTAATCGAGAAGCTACTCACATAA
- a CDS encoding GNAT family N-acetyltransferase, with the protein MSYEVDLERFYYPRRVLKIENDLTSQGFLIRKAREDEAEKVGKWVGEKFSPIWRLEALYAFRCKPPSIWLAEQNNELAGFAVYRRMGRNEFGPVGVDPNKRRLGIGTVLLFKSLYELKQLGFRFVVIPWTSHLFYYTQVPGIAKIKHYYIMAKSI; encoded by the coding sequence GTGAGTTATGAGGTTGATTTAGAGCGTTTCTATTACCCAAGAAGAGTTCTGAAAATCGAGAATGATCTGACGTCACAAGGTTTTTTGATTAGAAAGGCTAGAGAAGATGAAGCTGAGAAAGTTGGGAAATGGGTTGGAGAGAAATTCAGTCCTATTTGGCGTTTAGAAGCCTTGTATGCATTTAGATGCAAGCCTCCATCGATATGGTTAGCAGAGCAAAATAATGAGCTAGCAGGCTTTGCTGTTTATCGCCGAATGGGCAGAAACGAATTTGGTCCTGTAGGTGTAGATCCGAACAAGAGGAGGTTAGGTATTGGAACGGTTTTGCTATTCAAGTCTCTCTACGAGTTAAAGCAACTAGGATTTAGATTTGTTGTAATTCCATGGACCTCCCACCTCTTCTACTACACACAAGTCCCAGGGATCGCAAAAATAAAACACTATTACATAATGGCTAAATCAATTTAG
- a CDS encoding type II toxin-antitoxin system VapC family toxin, whose translation MIVIDASLLAAFIRKEPGWERLAEYLKLCVTIDLALKEVLNAVWKDVAVRKTMGIDIAAQLMEILFSMVGVNIDVEPEIKYLPKAFEIALKTGVTVYDALYIALGMERKLPLATLDEKQAKAAQALGVKTITPST comes from the coding sequence GTGATAGTCATTGACGCATCCCTGCTAGCAGCCTTCATTCGCAAGGAGCCCGGCTGGGAAAGGCTTGCCGAATACTTGAAGTTGTGCGTGACTATTGACTTAGCGTTGAAGGAGGTGTTGAATGCTGTGTGGAAAGATGTTGCAGTCAGGAAAACCATGGGCATTGATATAGCGGCTCAGTTAATGGAAATACTGTTCTCAATGGTAGGAGTCAACATAGATGTTGAGCCCGAGATCAAGTATTTGCCGAAAGCGTTCGAAATAGCTCTTAAAACAGGTGTGACAGTGTATGACGCTCTATACATTGCACTAGGCATGGAGAGGAAGCTACCACTAGCTACACTAGACGAAAAACAAGCTAAAGCAGCTCAAGCACTTGGAGTAAAAACAATCACCCCCTCTACCTAG
- a CDS encoding NAD-dependent epimerase/dehydratase family protein: protein MIKAYGRTYGIRYRIVRPCNNYGPYQHPEKLIPRTIIRLIHGKPAIIYGDGSQIRDWIYVEDTAKAILTVLEKGSDYEIYNICGNMFASVKEVVTKILRIMNIPENFIVYAKPRPGEDRRYAMKCDKIRGLGWEPQMSLDQGLEITVRWYLENRWWWEQLLDEKYVLADTPW from the coding sequence TTGATAAAAGCCTATGGCAGGACATATGGGATTAGATACAGAATTGTAAGGCCGTGTAACAACTATGGGCCTTACCAACACCCAGAGAAGCTAATTCCAAGAACAATCATCAGGCTTATCCACGGCAAGCCCGCTATAATATATGGTGATGGCTCTCAGATCAGGGACTGGATCTATGTAGAGGATACTGCAAAGGCCATTCTCACGGTTCTTGAAAAAGGCTCTGACTATGAGATCTACAACATCTGTGGAAACATGTTTGCATCTGTGAAAGAAGTTGTCACCAAGATACTGAGGATTATGAACATACCCGAAAACTTTATTGTCTATGCAAAGCCTAGGCCAGGTGAGGATAGGAGATATGCTATGAAATGCGATAAAATTAGAGGGCTTGGCTGGGAGCCTCAGATGTCGCTTGACCAGGGACTTGAAATAACTGTTAGGTGGTATCTTGAGAATAGATGGTGGTGGGAACAACTACTTGACGAGAAATATGTTTTAGCCGATACCCCGTGGTGA
- a CDS encoding ribbon-helix-helix domain-containing protein, with translation MVISVRIPRELKERLERLNINISEVVRELLEKYVEDVEERLGIGEGAYLELRVEGGKLVATPIPDPFWLALKGPKFAETTVEEVESISEEEQRRLEDENTS, from the coding sequence GTGGTAATCTCTGTTAGGATTCCAAGAGAGTTGAAGGAGAGGCTTGAGAGATTAAATATTAATATTAGTGAGGTTGTCAGGGAGCTTCTCGAGAAGTATGTTGAGGATGTTGAGGAGAGGCTTGGGATTGGCGAGGGAGCTTATCTGGAGCTTAGGGTTGAGGGTGGCAAGCTTGTCGCAACTCCAATACCAGATCCATTCTGGCTTGCACTGAAAGGGCCCAAATTCGCTGAGACAACAGTTGAAGAGGTTGAGAGTATTAGCGAGGAGGAGCAGAGGAGACTTGAAGATGAGAATACTTCTTGA
- a CDS encoding CopG family transcriptional regulator: MSVFSIKLRREIKEKMDKYRDRVNWAEEVRRFIESRLRMLEAEENIKNIVKTLSQLPLESPRGSSATSVREDRDSH; the protein is encoded by the coding sequence GTGAGTGTTTTCAGCATAAAGCTTAGGAGGGAGATCAAGGAGAAGATGGATAAGTACAGGGATCGGGTGAACTGGGCCGAGGAGGTGAGGAGGTTTATCGAGAGCAGGTTGAGAATGCTCGAGGCTGAGGAAAACATCAAGAATATAGTCAAGACACTTTCACAACTACCACTAGAGTCTCCCAGGGGATCATCGGCTACTTCTGTGAGGGAGGACCGTGATAGTCATTGA
- a CDS encoding AbrB/MazE/SpoVT family DNA-binding domain-containing protein codes for MEEIVKVTRNYQVTIPASIREKVEIREGDLVKIVYDEKENVIKITPLKRKRLTIRAGRRISVEEIEEAIEEIMFEATS; via the coding sequence TTGGAGGAAATAGTTAAGGTTACACGCAACTACCAGGTGACAATTCCTGCTAGTATTAGAGAAAAAGTAGAGATTAGGGAGGGAGACCTCGTTAAAATTGTTTACGACGAAAAGGAGAATGTCATTAAAATAACTCCATTGAAGAGGAAGAGGCTAACGATAAGGGCTGGTAGGAGGATTAGCGTTGAAGAGATAGAGGAAGCTATTGAGGAGATTATGTTTGAAGCTACTTCTTGA
- a CDS encoding glucose-1-phosphate thymidylyltransferase has product MKGLVLAAGEGSRLRPFTFSRPKHMIPILGKPMILYGVEDLVSVGVKDIGIVVGYFGDMIRGALGDGSGFDARFVYIVQERRLGIAHAIYRAVEEGFLDREFIVYLGDNILSDGIKQHVKAWLENSGDVHILLAKVKDPKHFGVAVLRDGRIVKLVEKPKEFISDLAVVGVYMFRDPDLVAKAFRALKPSWRGEYEITELIQWFIDNGYKVTYSIVSGWWKDVGTYEGLLDAVYLLLDRVEPRVEGEVEGEIRGRVVIEKEAVVRGSIHGPAYIGRGVVVEKNAAIEHYVSIEQGSRILSGSITRSTILDYSEIDLNKARLVDSVVGSRSIVKCSKEVYGDIRLIISDYSFIAL; this is encoded by the coding sequence ATGAAGGGTCTTGTTCTGGCTGCTGGCGAGGGCTCTAGGCTTAGGCCATTCACATTTTCTAGACCTAAACACATGATTCCTATTCTTGGCAAGCCAATGATTCTGTATGGTGTTGAGGATCTTGTCTCTGTTGGGGTTAAAGACATAGGTATTGTTGTTGGCTACTTTGGTGATATGATTAGGGGGGCTCTTGGTGATGGCTCTGGGTTCGACGCTAGGTTTGTGTATATTGTTCAGGAGCGCAGGCTTGGTATTGCACATGCTATTTACAGAGCTGTTGAGGAGGGTTTTCTCGATAGAGAATTTATTGTCTATCTAGGTGACAACATTTTAAGCGATGGAATTAAGCAACATGTTAAAGCCTGGCTTGAAAACAGTGGTGATGTGCATATCCTCTTAGCTAAGGTCAAAGACCCCAAGCACTTTGGTGTTGCTGTCCTCAGGGATGGGAGGATTGTGAAGCTTGTTGAGAAGCCCAAGGAGTTTATATCTGATCTTGCTGTAGTAGGGGTCTACATGTTTAGAGATCCAGATCTTGTTGCAAAGGCTTTCAGGGCCTTGAAGCCTTCGTGGAGAGGTGAATACGAGATCACAGAGCTTATACAGTGGTTCATAGACAACGGATACAAGGTTACATATTCAATTGTTTCTGGCTGGTGGAAAGATGTTGGAACATACGAGGGTCTTCTAGATGCTGTATACCTGCTTCTAGACAGGGTTGAGCCCAGGGTGGAGGGCGAGGTTGAGGGCGAGATTAGAGGACGTGTAGTTATTGAAAAAGAAGCTGTTGTTAGAGGCTCTATCCACGGGCCTGCATACATAGGTCGCGGGGTTGTCGTTGAGAAAAATGCTGCTATAGAACACTATGTATCTATAGAGCAGGGCTCCAGAATACTGTCTGGAAGCATCACAAGATCCACCATCTTAGATTATAGCGAAATAGATTTGAACAAAGCAAGGCTTGTGGATAGCGTTGTCGGCTCTAGAAGCATTGTCAAATGCTCCAAGGAGGTTTACGGAGATATTAGGCTTATCATCTCAGACTATAGCTTTATAGCGCTTTGA
- the rfbD gene encoding dTDP-4-dehydrorhamnose reductase: MRVLVTGGTGLLGYNLVRVLNSLNYAVYATYYGHEPPMIDNVKWLKMNLENASEIANVLNLAKPDVVVHTAAYTDVDGCEINKERAFNVNYIATRVLAHYVAKHNMFLIYISTDYVFDGEKGLYKEDDIPNPINYYGLTKLLGEIAVASALDEKQYLVVRVSGLYGYSPTGKKNFGVNALEKLLRGEEVMAFADQHLSPTYVYFLSERIAKAIEKKVYGVIHIAGQRMSRLEFATLLAKVLGAKEKLIKPASIKQFEFAAKRPKDSSLDTSYAKSIGLEMPPQEECIKHFINTYLKEVKR; the protein is encoded by the coding sequence ATGAGAGTTCTTGTAACTGGTGGGACAGGGCTTCTAGGCTACAATCTTGTTAGGGTGCTTAACTCTCTAAACTATGCTGTCTACGCCACTTACTATGGCCATGAGCCGCCTATGATAGACAATGTTAAATGGCTTAAAATGAATCTTGAAAACGCTAGTGAAATAGCAAATGTGCTGAATTTAGCGAAACCCGATGTCGTTGTCCACACAGCTGCTTATACCGATGTAGATGGCTGTGAGATAAACAAAGAGAGGGCCTTCAATGTGAACTATATTGCTACAAGAGTTTTAGCGCATTACGTAGCCAAGCACAATATGTTTTTGATTTACATCTCCACAGACTATGTATTTGATGGTGAAAAAGGACTTTATAAAGAAGATGATATTCCCAACCCCATTAACTACTACGGCCTCACAAAGCTTCTTGGAGAAATAGCTGTGGCTTCAGCCCTTGACGAAAAACAATATCTTGTGGTCAGGGTCAGTGGACTCTATGGCTATAGCCCCACGGGGAAGAAGAATTTTGGTGTCAATGCTCTAGAAAAGCTTTTGCGAGGGGAGGAGGTCATGGCTTTTGCCGATCAGCATCTATCGCCTACATATGTATATTTTCTGTCGGAGAGAATAGCCAAAGCCATTGAGAAGAAAGTTTATGGTGTTATCCACATCGCTGGACAGAGAATGAGTAGACTAGAGTTTGCAACACTATTAGCAAAGGTTTTGGGGGCTAAGGAGAAACTTATAAAACCCGCATCGATAAAACAATTCGAATTTGCCGCTAAAAGACCCAAAGACTCTAGCTTAGACACATCATATGCAAAAAGTATTGGCCTTGAAATGCCCCCTCAGGAAGAGTGCATTAAACATTTTATTAATACATATCTAAAGGAGGTTAAGAGGTGA
- the rfbC gene encoding dTDP-4-dehydrorhamnose 3,5-epimerase, whose product MPFKTFKRLEIPDVVLVEYASFSNHRGFFAELYKRTDFLSSGIPYDFVQVNLSFSKKNVVRGLHYQLKPAEQGKLVYVVSGRVYDVAVDIRRGSPWFGKYVGVVLEPGKALWIPPGFAHGFQALEDTYFLYLVTKEYSPQLERCIRWDDPEIGIPWPLREGVILSEKDSKCPPLKDAETNFEYPI is encoded by the coding sequence ATGCCATTCAAAACATTTAAGCGTTTAGAGATACCAGATGTTGTACTAGTTGAATACGCTTCGTTCTCAAATCATAGAGGTTTCTTTGCCGAACTTTACAAGAGAACAGATTTTCTGTCTAGTGGCATTCCCTACGATTTTGTCCAAGTTAATCTGAGCTTCTCTAAAAAGAATGTTGTTAGAGGTCTTCACTACCAACTCAAACCAGCTGAGCAGGGTAAGCTTGTCTATGTTGTTAGTGGTAGGGTGTATGACGTTGCTGTTGATATAAGGAGGGGCTCTCCATGGTTCGGAAAATACGTTGGCGTTGTTCTAGAGCCTGGCAAAGCGCTTTGGATCCCACCTGGCTTTGCCCATGGTTTCCAGGCTCTCGAGGATACATACTTTCTGTATTTAGTGACCAAGGAGTATAGCCCCCAGCTAGAGAGATGCATAAGATGGGACGACCCGGAGATAGGAATTCCATGGCCTTTGAGAGAGGGTGTCATACTCAGTGAGAAAGATTCGAAATGCCCACCACTAAAAGATGCAGAAACAAACTTCGAATACCCAATATAG
- a CDS encoding glycosyltransferase family 2 protein, whose protein sequence is MWPKVSVIWLNHNSMKIIDLVLKSLEAIADLDYPGDRYELIVVDNGSTDGSFERIREFLDKKSSLRKKIIRLEKNLGFTGGSNIGYRARDRESKYVLLVNNDAIPLQNSLKTLVEYAEKFDGVGGLNGVILDYDGKRIDTAGDFVDELLISYASGSKEVYPWIIRKPFYISYADGAYVLYSIEAIAKCIGEKIGDKMFVESFFAYGDDSIIGLQMWGCGYKQISIPHPVALHKRSSTFRRMSSLGPYLILRNGVTTVLLSNTRYKTYAMLYRIKSIVGRTAIRHGLPKTYLKAVYDGVKLKKRISMRYGISINLYKAPVIKLSHKDILRYYLFGTRETMIAFRKKILEQAIKAFEIND, encoded by the coding sequence GTGTGGCCAAAGGTATCGGTTATCTGGCTTAACCACAACTCTATGAAGATCATAGACCTCGTTCTCAAGTCACTTGAGGCTATAGCTGATCTAGACTACCCGGGCGATAGGTATGAGCTCATAGTTGTCGACAATGGGTCTACTGACGGAAGCTTCGAGAGGATTAGGGAGTTCCTCGATAAAAAGAGTAGCCTGAGGAAGAAGATCATTAGGTTGGAGAAGAACTTAGGCTTCACCGGAGGCAGCAACATAGGTTATAGAGCAAGAGACAGGGAATCAAAATATGTTTTGCTAGTGAACAACGATGCTATACCACTGCAAAATAGTCTGAAAACTCTGGTGGAGTATGCAGAGAAATTCGATGGTGTGGGAGGTCTCAACGGGGTTATACTGGATTACGATGGAAAGCGCATTGACACTGCTGGAGATTTCGTTGATGAGCTACTGATATCATATGCATCAGGATCCAAAGAAGTTTATCCGTGGATAATCAGAAAACCTTTCTACATATCCTACGCCGATGGTGCATATGTCCTCTACTCAATTGAGGCAATAGCCAAGTGCATTGGGGAGAAAATCGGGGATAAGATGTTTGTAGAGAGCTTCTTTGCCTATGGAGACGACAGCATAATAGGGCTGCAGATGTGGGGCTGTGGATACAAGCAAATCTCTATACCGCATCCAGTAGCTCTGCACAAAAGAAGCTCAACATTTAGGCGTATGAGTAGTTTAGGCCCATATCTAATACTAAGAAATGGGGTGACAACGGTTCTATTATCCAATACCAGATACAAAACATATGCAATGCTATATAGAATAAAATCAATTGTGGGAAGAACAGCTATCAGACATGGTCTACCTAAAACATATCTAAAAGCCGTATATGATGGTGTAAAGCTCAAGAAGAGAATTTCTATGAGATATGGAATATCAATAAACTTGTATAAAGCCCCCGTAATAAAGCTTAGCCATAAAGACATTCTAAGATACTACCTATTTGGCACGAGAGAAACCATGATAGCATTTAGAAAGAAAATTTTGGAACAAGCTATCAAAGCGTTTGAGATAAACGACTAG
- a CDS encoding type II toxin-antitoxin system VapC family toxin yields the protein MKEEIVYLDSSAIIKRYIEEPGSLEIRSLYKKAYAGEIVVSYSLWNVGEVLVAFDRARRLERITEDDYRTVKRRFLNEIKRMLKLGVMVLVPITLRVLRESWKLLEKYHIYVADALQIASARNIDAELFLTGDKRLYEIALRENIKSKYIG from the coding sequence ATGAAAGAAGAGATAGTTTACCTAGATAGTAGTGCTATTATTAAGAGGTATATCGAGGAGCCTGGTAGTTTGGAGATAAGAAGTCTCTATAAGAAGGCCTATGCAGGGGAGATAGTAGTATCTTATAGTCTGTGGAATGTGGGAGAAGTATTGGTAGCTTTTGATCGTGCTAGAAGGCTTGAGAGAATCACTGAAGATGATTATCGTACTGTTAAGAGAAGGTTTCTAAACGAGATTAAACGTATGTTGAAATTGGGAGTAATGGTCTTAGTCCCTATAACCCTTAGAGTTTTACGCGAAAGCTGGAAGCTCTTAGAGAAATACCACATATACGTCGCAGATGCTTTACAAATAGCATCAGCTAGAAACATTGATGCAGAACTCTTCTTAACAGGTGATAAGAGGTTATACGAAATAGCATTAAGAGAAAATATCAAGAGCAAGTACATAGGCTAG